Proteins found in one Triticum aestivum cultivar Chinese Spring chromosome 4D, IWGSC CS RefSeq v2.1, whole genome shotgun sequence genomic segment:
- the LOC123096637 gene encoding uncharacterized protein yields the protein MVSASSLLLLPSSVRDLASCVVADVAACTTPSSTLTSPASPSTLSVTVFYRATALLPGQSSPAHLRLTWTRSPLGPTLSFSPSASSPAVVLRRRRGTQSVSVDGAAQPQLVVFWDLTAARYDASLEPHSGYYFVAVAGADVVLAVGDLAAEFVEERFEGRIPKAAALTVPFARRERVVAPDPAAMHTARRVRFAEGGPDHEVSVGCSGGGVGGAAEEELWVSVDGKRAVQARRPRLNFRGNQTVFVDGAPVDVMWDLHGWWFREPPYGSAVVMLRARSALESRLWLEEEEVATAVPGFSLVLQAFKSRADGLSSAPAH from the coding sequence ATGGTCAGCGCCTCCAgtctgctgctgctgccgtcctCCGTGCGGGACCTCGCCTCCTGCGTCGTCGCCGACGTCGCCGCCTGCACCACCCCCTCCTCCACCCTCACCTCCCCCGCCTCCCCCTCCACGCTCTCCGTCACCGTTTTCTACCGCGCCACCGCACTCCTGCCCGGGCAGAGCTCCCCCGCGCATCTGCGGCTCACCTGGACCCGCTCCCCGCTTGGCCCCACGCTCTCCTTCTCCCCCTCCGCCTCCAGCCCCGCCGTGGTCCTCCGCAGGCGCAGGGGCACGCAGTCCGTCTCCGTCGACGGCGCCGCACAGCCACAGCTCGTCGTGTTCTGGGACCTCACCGCCGCGCGCTACGACGCCTCCCTGGAGCCGCACTCCGGCTACTacttcgtcgccgtcgccggcgccgaCGTCGTGCTGGCCGTGGGCGACCTGGCGGCCGAGTTTGTCGAGGAGAGGTTCGAGGGCCGGATCCCCAAGGCGGCGGCTTTGACCGTCCCGTTCGCGCGCAGGGAGCGCGTCGTTGCGCCGGACCCGGCGGCGATGCACACCGCGCGGCGCGTCCGGTTCGCCGAGGGCGGCCCCGATCACGAGGTAAGCGTAGGGTGCTCcggtggcggcgtcggcggcgcggcAGAAGAAGAGTTGTGGGTGAGCGTCGACGGGAAGCGCGCGGTGCAGGCGCGGCGGCCGCGGCTGAACTTCAGGGGGAACCAGACCGTGTTCGTGGACGGCGCGCCGGTGGACGTCATGTGGGACCTGCACGGCTGGTGGTTCCGGGAGCCTCCGTACGGCAGCGCCGTGGTCATGCTCCGGGCGCGCAGCGCGCTGGAGAGCCGGCTGtggctagaggaggaggaggtcgccaccGCCGTGCCGGGGTTCTCGCTCGTCCTCCAGGCCTTCAAGTCCCGCGCTGACGGGCTATCATCTGCCCCTGCCCATTGA
- the LOC123096638 gene encoding E3 ubiquitin-protein ligase EL5: protein MVPASTVLTLLGFCASVLFIVFVCSRLVCALTRRVRRGRRPSPPLPRFPSVGVRTGHFFNAQFDRQGHAAGGGGVDPAAVAAFPTRAFSAAGCPRGEAADASSMCVVCLAEYEDDDVLRVLPYCGHDFHVACIDIWLKQHSTCPVCRVSLRNDPGRKHAVPPLPSAVIVIPPCSPEVSRSDPCRCLFSGRGHSPTTSSQVLTNEPGQANQIQVVCHPLEDQGNNATPSEVGFPGENNNQTVKLNIESPRFVGMLP from the exons ATGGTGCCGGCGAGCACGGTGCTCACGCTGCTGGGCTTCTGCGCCAGCGTCCTCTTCATCGTCTTCGTGTGCTCCCGGCTCGTCTGCGCCCTCACCCGCCGCgtgcgccgcggccgccgcccctcgccgcctctcCCCCGCTTCCCCTCCGTCGGGGTCAGAACCGGTCACTTCTTCAATGCTCAGTTCGACCGCCAGGGACAcgccgctggagggggaggggtcgacCCCGCCGCCGTAGCCGCCTTCCCCACACGCGCCTTCTCCGCCGCGGGCTGCCcccgcggcgaggcggcggacgcCTCCTCCAT GTGTGTCGTCTGTCTTGCAGAGTACGAAGATGACGACGTACTCCGCGTTCTTCCTTACTGTGGCCACGATTTCCACGTGGCCTGCATTGACATCTGGCTAAAGCAGCACTCGACATGTCCTGTCTGTAGAGTTTCCCTGCGGAACGACCCTGGCAGAAAGCATGCTGTGCCGCCTCTGCCAAGCGCGGTGATAGTAATTCCCCCATGCTCCCCTGAAGTGTCAAGATCCGATCCATGCCGCTGCCTGTTCTCTGGCAGAGGGCATTCGCCAACGACATCGTCACAGGTTCTTACAAACGAACCTGGCCAGGCGAATCAGATTCAGGTAGTATGCCATCCATTGGAGGATCAGGGAAACAATGCGACACCATCTGAGGTTGGCTTTCCTGGTGAGAATAACAACCAGACAGTGAAATTGAACATAGAGAGTCCTCGCTTTGTTGGCATGCTGCCATGA